The Pseudonocardia broussonetiae DNA segment GAACACGCCCACGTCCAGCATCCGGACCGCGCCGGCCAGCACGCGGTCGCGGTCGAGCCCGGTGCGGGTCAGCCGTTCGGCGATCTCCTCGCGCACCTTCGGCATCCGCTTGCCCAGCGTCAGGACGCGGTCGTACTTCACCGCGGCCCGGGCCTGGTTCCAGACGTCGTGGTAGCGGTACTGGCGGCGCCCGGCCGCGTCGGTGCCGACGGCCTGGATGTGCCCGGCCGGGTCCGGGCTGATCCACACGTCCTGCCACGCCGGCGGGATCACCAGGCCCTTGACGCGCGCGAGCTGCCCGGGGTCGGTCAGCGCCGCGCCCGAGGCGTCGACGTAGCCGAACCCGCGCCCGCGGCGGCGCCGGGAGAACCCGGGGCCGGAGGGGTCACTGCGTACGAGCCCCGCGGGCATCGCGTCGTCCACGGAGCCCAGATACCCCTTCCGTGCCGGGGCATACGCACGTCCCGGGGCACACGCACTCAGCGGGCCCTCAGCGGGACGGTACCGCCGCGGTCCACGAGCAGCACCCGCCCGCCCAGCCCGTGGGCCCTCATCTGCTCCAGGAAGTCGGAGCGGGGCGAGCGGAAGACCGGGTAGTCGTCGAAGTGGACGGGGACGGTCGTGCCGGGGTCGACGAGCCGCGCGAGGTCGGCGCCCTGCTCGCCGTCCATCGTGACGAGCACGCCGAGCACCCGCGTGCCGCCGAGGTGGGCGACCATCACGTCGATGTCGGGGAACCGCTCGCGCACCGAGCGCAGCCAGGGGCGGCGCAGCGTGTCGCCGGTGACGTAGACGCGCAGGACCCGCCGCCCGCCGCGCTCGAGGTCGACGACGCTGCCCATCACCGGGGGCAGGGCGCGGTGCACCAGCGCGGGCCCGTGCTGCCCGGGCACCGCGGTGACCCGCAGTGTCTCCCCGTCGCGGTGGATCTCCCGGCTCTCCCACGTCCGCAGCCCGGTGGCCGCCCCGAAGCCCCAGCGGCGCAGGCGCCGGGCGGCGTGCGGGGTGGTGACGACGGGCAGGTCGCGGGCGAGGCGGTCACGGGCGATGCGGTCGAAGTGGTCGCCGTGCAGGTGCGAGAGCAGCACGCCGTCGAGCAGCGGCAGGTCCTCGGGGCCCAGCGCGGGCTCGGTGCGACGGCGCGAGGTCAGGCCGTAGCCCAGGTGCACCCGCTGTCCGCGGTGCAGGAAGTTCGGGTCGGTCAGCAGCGTGAACCCGCCCAGGCGCAGCAGCGTCGTGGCGGTCCCGCCGAAGGTCAGCGAGCCGGGGGGCCCGTCCGGTCCGGTCATCGGGGGCGGGTGCCCGGCGCGGAGGCGACGAAACCGCCCCGCCGGATGCGGCGCATGGACCGGCGGTGATCGGGAAACCGCCGCCATGGTCTCCCGCACCCAGGACGACGCGCCGCTGCGCCGCGCCCTCGACGGCCGCCTGCTGACGCTGTTCGTCGTCGGCGACGTCCTCGGCGCCGGCATCTACACCCTCGTCGGCGAGGCCGCGGGCCGCGCGGGCGGTGCGCTGTGGCTCGCGCTGGCCGTCGCGCTCGGGCTGGCGCTGCTCACCGCCGCGTCCTACGCCGAACTCGTCACGCGCTTCCCCCGGGCGGGCGGGGCCGCGGTGTTCGCGCGCCGGGCCTTCCGCAGCGAGGCCGTCGCCTTCCTCGTCGGGTTCTGCGGGATCGCGGCGGGCGTCACCAGCGTCGGGGCGCTGGCGGTCGCGTTCGGCGGGGAGTACCTCGCCGCGCTGGTCGCGCTGCCGCCCGTGCCGGTCGCCGTCGGGTTCCTCGTCGTGCTCGCCCTGCTCAACGCCCGCGGCATCACCGAGTCGATGCGCGCCAACATCGTGATGACGCTGCTAGAGTCGGCGGGGCTGGTGCTGATCGTCGTGCTCGGGGCCGTGCTCGTGGGCCGCGGCCAGGCCGACCCGGCGCAGCTGTCGGTGGTGCCGGGCGAGGGCGCGGGCGGGGTGGCCGCGGCCGTCGTCGCCGCCGCGGCGCTGACGTTCTACTCGTTCGTCGGGTTCGAGACCTCCGCGAACATGGTCGAGGAGACCGTCGACCCCCGCCGCACCTTCCCGCGCGCGCTGTTCGGCGGGCTGCTGCTGGCCGGGGCGCTGTACGTGCTGGTCGGGCTGACCGTCACGCTCACCGTCCCGCTCGACCGGCTCGCCGGCTCGACCGGGCCGCTGCTGGAGGTCGTCCGGATCGCCGACGTCGGCATCCCGCTCTGGCTGTTCTCCGTGGTCGCGCTCGTCGCGGTGACCAACACCGCCCTGCTCACCGGCATCTTCACCAGCCGCCTCGCCTACGGCATGGCCGAGGACGGGCTGCTGCCCCCGGTGCTGGCCCGCGTGCTGCCCGGGCGCCGCACGCCGTGGGTCGCGATCGTCGCGACGACCGCACTGGCGCTGGCCCTCGCTCTCACCGGCGACCTCGCCGAGCTCGCCGACACCGTCGTCCTGCTCCTGCTGGTGAGCTTCCTCAGCACCAACGTGGCCGTGGTCGTGCTGCGCCGCCGCGACGACGGCGAGCCCGACCACTTCCGCGTGCCGCTCGTGGTCCCGGTCCTCGGCGCCCTGTCGTGCGTGGCGCTGATGGCCCAGCAGTCCGGCGCGGTCTGGCTCCGCGCCGCCCTGCTGCTCGGGCTCGGCGTCCTGCTGTACGGGGCCGAGCGGCTGCGGCGGCGGACGGCGGAGCGGACGGCGGCCCGGTAGCGGGCCGCCGGTCAGCCCCGCGTGGCGGGCACCGGCACCAGCGCCCGCACCTGCTCGGCCACCACGACGTCCTCGCGCGCGGTGACCACCACCGTCCGGGCCGGTGCACCGGGAGCGCTGACGTCGGCGTCGCCGCCGGCGGCCTCGTTGGCCGCCGGGTCCAGCGCGAGGCCGAGGAACCCGAGCCCGTCGACGACCCGGGCGCGCAGGGCGGGCTGGTGCTCCCCCACCCCGCCGCTGAACGCCAGCACGTCGATCCCGCCCAGCGCCGCGGTCATGGCCGCGACCAGCGCGCGGGCGCGGTGGGCCCACACGTCGAGCGCGATCAGGGCGTCGTCGTCGCCGGTGGCGGCCATGCCGACGACGTCGCGCACGTCGGCGCTGCCGGCCAGCGCGAGGAGGCCGCTCTCGCGGTCCAGCGCCGGGCCGACCTCGTCGGCCGGGACGCCGCGGCGCACCAGGTACGGGGGCACCGACGGGTCGAGGTCGCCGCAGCGGGTGCCCAT contains these protein-coding regions:
- a CDS encoding MBL fold metallo-hydrolase; protein product: MTGPDGPPGSLTFGGTATTLLRLGGFTLLTDPNFLHRGQRVHLGYGLTSRRRTEPALGPEDLPLLDGVLLSHLHGDHFDRIARDRLARDLPVVTTPHAARRLRRWGFGAATGLRTWESREIHRDGETLRVTAVPGQHGPALVHRALPPVMGSVVDLERGGRRVLRVYVTGDTLRRPWLRSVRERFPDIDVMVAHLGGTRVLGVLVTMDGEQGADLARLVDPGTTVPVHFDDYPVFRSPRSDFLEQMRAHGLGGRVLLVDRGGTVPLRAR
- a CDS encoding APC family permease, coding for MVSRTQDDAPLRRALDGRLLTLFVVGDVLGAGIYTLVGEAAGRAGGALWLALAVALGLALLTAASYAELVTRFPRAGGAAVFARRAFRSEAVAFLVGFCGIAAGVTSVGALAVAFGGEYLAALVALPPVPVAVGFLVVLALLNARGITESMRANIVMTLLESAGLVLIVVLGAVLVGRGQADPAQLSVVPGEGAGGVAAAVVAAAALTFYSFVGFETSANMVEETVDPRRTFPRALFGGLLLAGALYVLVGLTVTLTVPLDRLAGSTGPLLEVVRIADVGIPLWLFSVVALVAVTNTALLTGIFTSRLAYGMAEDGLLPPVLARVLPGRRTPWVAIVATTALALALALTGDLAELADTVVLLLLVSFLSTNVAVVVLRRRDDGEPDHFRVPLVVPVLGALSCVALMAQQSGAVWLRAALLLGLGVLLYGAERLRRRTAERTAAR